AAAATGGTTTTTTAAATCGCTCTACTGTAATGGATACTTCGCTTCAAGTCTCAGCTGTATTTGGCTCCGGGTTTTATACACAGGTGATGACGGTTAAGAGTTTCTATCATGTTCCGGATCATAGACATACCCTTGCCCAAATCAAGATCCCGGTTCTTATTTTAAAAGGGCAATACGACAATCAAAAATGGGGATTCACTAATGAGTACACTCAATTATACAGGAATCATCAATTCATCATAATTCCTAAAGCCGGGCACTCGATTTCTCGAGAACAACCGGATCTCTATACGCAATACATCATCAATTTTTTAGAACAGAAGACAAAAACAGACGTCAAAATCTAATCTTCGTTTTTTTAACATATTCCCCCAGAAAACACAAACAACTACAAAACAACAATTTAAGCCAAATTCAAACCCTAAAATAAAATGAAAAAATGTGGTTTATACGGATACCAAAAATGATCTGCGTAGTCTAAATTCGATCAGTAATTTCCTACGCAGTAGATACTCCGGTACCGTAGGCCTCACTTATGTCGGTATCGGGTATTTACTGTTTTTTAACGCAACTTATCCTAATTAAGATAATTAAGTTACTTTTGGATTAGCCTAATTCTAATAAATTTAATCTAACACTTAACAGATATAATAATGTCAAAATTTTCACTATTAACAGCCCTTGTTCTAATCTTCATCTCGTTGTCTTGCTCAAAAAAAGAACCTAAAATAAAAGAAGTTGAAAATAACTCTAACACAATCTATGCTGCAGAAGCTCCGTATTATTTTACAGCAACTTCCAATTGCTCAAATAACCGTATTGATTTACAATCACTAATTGATATTGCAGCAGCTAATAATAAAAGGTTAGTCATTGAAAAAGATGTCTACTGCATTGATGGATCATTGAACATCCCTTCCAATATTGAAATTGACTTTAGCGGGTCTACCATAGTTCGTGAAACAAATACTAATCCAATACTTGTATTTGATATGATCGTAAATAAAACACCTTCTATTGGAAATAAACATATTACATTAAAAAATCTAATTATAGATGGCCAATATCAAATCGATAATCTTAGTAATAATACTGATGCTCAAGGTTCCGGTGGAGATTTGTTTTCGGGATTAAAATTGGAAAATTGCACACAATCCAAATTAGAAAACATCACCGTCAAAAATACTGTAAATGCGGAAGAAGATGTCGATACACCAGCTGCAGGAATCTTTATCACAGACTGTTCCTATATAGAATGCAATAAAATTAATGGATATTATAACTTAGGTACAGCAATTATTGTTTACGAATCCAATAACATCACCATACATGAAAGTAAAACTGAAAACAACCTAGGTACTGGTCTTTCAACTATCTTATCTGATTTTTGTAGCTTATATAATCTCACATCCCATAATAACGGTCATTTCCAATACACAACAAGCCAGGGGCAAATTGAAGAACGTGTTTATTCAAATATTTCAATTAATGGAAAGTACTCCCAAATTAATGGGGTTATTACATCTAATGCTTCTGGTAGCGGCTTAAATATTGGACACCCAGCCAATCCGACCTATTTAAATGGAACTCCTGCAGATTTCACAATCATTGATAATGTTTTTTCATTTCATAATAGCATTGAAGGAATTACTATTAGAAATACAAATGACCTTTTATTATCCAATATACATGTACAAGAAAACTTCAGAAATAATCTCTTAATTTCTAACAATAGTTCCAGAATTAAGATCAATAATATTATATCAAACGGATATTATGTAGATAACGTTCTGAGTAAAGGGGTTCAACGAAATTCTAACCAATATGGCCATGGCATTAGTATTCTAGGTGGAGGTGGACACAGCATTAACAATGCCTCAATATATAACAATTACAAAAGTGGAATCTATATAGAAAATGTAAATGGTGGAGCGTCTATCAACGGGGGAAGCCAAATTTTCAACAACGGTAAATTGCTGGCAGATAATGTTAATGAAATAAAATCAGGCATACATATTGTCAACTCATATTTCTGTCGAATTAACGCAGCAAAAATTTATGACGACCAATCTACAAGTAATAAAACACAAGATTATGGCATATATGTTTCAGGGGGAGGTAATAACAAAACCATCTATTCTGACATTTTTTGGAATATTATTAATGACATCCAAGGGCCGATAGATATTATTAATTAACCTTTTTCACGTATACATTCATTTTGAATCTATTTCATTCTATATCTTTATAGAATACTTTCTGATTTCAAGATATTTACGAATGAAAATACTACTAACCGGAGCGACAGGATATATTGGCAAGCGACTACTTCCTGAATTAATTAAGAAAGGGCATGAAGTCATTTGTGCAGTTAGAGATTTAGATCGCTTTAACCCTCCGCAATCTTTACAGCCTCATATTAAAATCATTCAGATTGATTTACTGCAAATTCATACCCTGCAAAGAATCCCAAAAGACATTGATGGCGCATATTATTTGGTACATTCTATGTCTACCTCAACGGATTACGAGGCTTTAGAAATGCAATCTGCAGAGAATTTCAGAACCTGCATTGAACAAACCTCGGCCCAACATGTCATTTATCTAAGTGGAATTACCAATGAGCAAACGCTATCCAAACATTTAAACTCGAGAAGAAATGTGGAAGAAGAATTGGCCAAAGGCAATTACCATTTCACAACCTTTCGAGCTGGAATTATCATTGGTTCGGGAAGTGCTTCATTCGAAATTATTCGTGATCTGGTGGAAAAACTCCCGGTCATGATTACTCCAAAATGGCTCCGTACCAAATGCCAACCAATCGGCATTCGAGATGTGATCCAGATTCTGTCGGACAGTATTTTCCATGAAAATACGTACGATCAAAATTTTGATATTGGCGGACCAGATATTCTATCCTATAAAGAAATGCTTCTGGGATACGCGAAGTCCAGAAACTTACAACGTAAAATCTTTATTGTACCAGTTATGACTCCAAGACTTTCTTCCTACTGGTTATTCTTCGTGACATCGACTTCATACAAATTGGCTTTAGCTCTTGTGGATAGCATGAAAATTGAGGTCATCTGTAAAGACCAACGTATTTACGACATTCTAAATTTTGAACCCTTGTCATATGTGGAATCGCTAGAACGAACTTTATCCAGGATTCAAAGAAACAATGTCGTTTCCAGTTGGAAAGATTCTCAAATCAGCGGTCGACTCCGTTTTAATATTTCTGAGTTTATTCAGGTTCCTGAATTTGGTTGTTTCAAGGACCATCGTCAAAAAGAAACTCAAAACGTATCAAAAACCATTGATAAAATCTGGGCAATTGGAGGTGAAAACGGATGGTATTACGTGAATTTCTTATGGAAACTAAGAGGTTTCTTTGATCGATTGGTTGGCGGTGTTGGACTTAGACGTGGTCGTACGCACTTAAACGACATTCAGCCAGGAGATGCGTTGGATTTTTGGCGTGTGCTTTATGCCGATAAAACTGAAGGACGACTACTCTTATTTGCGGAAATGAAACTACCGGGAGAAGCCTGGTTAGAATTTAGAATGCAAAACAACACCTTAATCCAAACTGCGACTTTTAGACCTAAGGGCGTCTGGGGTAGACTCTACTGGTACAGTGTACTCCCATTTCATGCCATTGTATTTCAAGGCATGCTCCATCAACTCACAGAAGCAAAATAAAAATGGACGGCATTCACCGTCCATTTAAACAAACTCTATTTTCTATCGGAAATCCATTGATACACACAAGGAATGACAAACAAATTCAAAATCGTGGCCGATACCAGACCTCCCAGTATCACAATCGCCATGGGGCTTTGAATCTCATTTCCAGCCTCGCTTCCCTTTAAAGCTAAAGGAATCAGAGCCAGACCTGTGGTAAATGCAGTCATTAAAATTGGATTCAATCTATCCACTGCACCTTCCAATAGTAATTTCACCCCTTGAAACCCTTCTTTGCGCAAATCTTCATATCTGGACACCAATAAGATTCCATTCCGGGTCGCTATTCCAAATAAACTTATAAATCCAATAGTAGCAGCAATGCTGATAATTCCAGATGTAAAATACACCATCAGAATCCCTCCTATTAGCGCTAATGGTAGATTCAACAACACTACCAATGATAGCTTTACATCTTTGAATTCAAGATATAGCAATATAAAAATCACCAGAACTGCAAGAACTGCACTAATCATTAGTAATTGAGAAGCTTTCGTTTCACTTTCAAATTGACCTCCGTATTTAACACGATAACCCTCTGGCAAGTTGACCTCAGATTCTATGATCATTTGAATGTCATTCACAACACTTCTTAAATCTCTCCCATGCACATTCGCAGCCACAACAATTTTTCGTTGCACTTCTTCCCTACTAATCGTATTCGGACTACTCAAAGAACGGATTTCTGCCAACTCTTGAAGCGGAACAAAACCTCCATCGGGCAAATGAATCAATGCATTAGCCATTCGCTCCTTACTATTTCTAAACGCTGGTGCCAGACGCACCATCAAATCGAAATATCGCTGACCTTCATAAATCTCTCCGGCTTTTTCTCCCGCAAAAGAAATATCTACTTGTTGCATCAATTCCGAAATAGTCATTCCATAAGCAGCAAGCATTTCACGTTTGGGAACAATGCGTAATTGCGGCACTTCAATTTGTTGATCCACCGCCACATCAGCAATCCCGCTCACATTTTTAATCTTTGATTCTACATCCTTTCCCACTTCAAATAATCGCTGAAGGTCAGGACCAAAAATTTTAATTGCAATATTGGCTCTGGTACCGGAAAGCATATGGTCTATGCGATGCGCAATAGGTTGTCCCAAAGTAATATTCACTCCTGGAACAACACGCAACTTATGACGTACCTCTTCAAAAAATTCTTCTTTGCTTTTCCCGTTTAATACAAATGGCACATCTACTTCCGCAGCATTTACCCCTTGCGCATGTTCGTCCAGCTCAGCTCTTCCTGTTCTTCGTGTAACAACTTCCACTTCAGGCAACTCCAATAATAATTGTTCTACGAGTCGGCCCGTCTTATTACTCTCTTCCAAAGACATTCCCGGAACGCCTACTACACTAATCACCAAAGAGCCTTCATTAAATTCCGGCAAGAAACTTCTACCCAGCTGTGTGAATACAACTAAACTCAAAATAAAAGCTCCTAACGTCCCTCCGATCACCAGTTTTGGCATTTGCAATGCACCTTGTAGCGTTTTCCTATAAATGCTCCGCAACCAGATTTCTACTCGCGTTCCCTGCGCCTGATTTGACAATACGCTTTCTTTTTGAAGCAAATAGGAACATAATACGGGTGTAACTGTAACCGCAACTATTAATGAGGTCAATACAGAAGTGATAAAAGCAATTCCGAGAGGTTGAAGCAATCGACCTTCCATACCTCCCAAAAAGAATAATGGAATAAAGGAAACTATAATAATGAGCGTAGCGATAATGATAGAACTCCTGATTTCAATTGAAGCTTTTCGAACCACTTCAAGTATCGGAAGTCGCTCAGAAACAGGTTTACGAACATTCTCCCTCAGTCGTTTGAAAACATTCTCCACATCAATAATAGCATCATCTACCAAAGCTCCAACTGCAATCGCCATTCCTCCCAAACTCATTGTATTCATTGTGTAACCCAACACATTCAAAACAATTATAGACACCATTAATGAGATCGGAATAGCCAATAATGAAATCACAGTCGTTCGCCAATTCATCAGAAAAACAAACAAAACAATAACTACAAAAAATGCACCTTCCAAAAGGGTTTGTTTTAGATTGCTTACTGATGCCTCTATAAAATTGGCTTGTCTAAAAATATGACTTTGAATCAGTACATTTTCGGGTAAATCCGCTTGTAAATCAGTAATGACCTGATCTAAATTCTCGGTCAACTTTAACGTATTCACATTAGGTTGCTTCGATATCACCAAAATTACCGCTGGATTACCATTTAATGATCCGTCACCAATCTTATCTGAAGCCCCAATTTGGACATCGGCTACATCTCTAATTCGAATAGTTTGCCCATCAACATACTTCAGGACAGCCTCCTTCAACTGGTCTACTTGATAGACTCTCCCACTCCCCTTTACAATATATTGATTTCCATATTCCTGAATTACACCTCCGGGAGCATTTACATTAGCTGCACGTACTTTTTCAAGTACCTGAGACAAACTCACCTGATAATAGCTCAACTTTTGAGGATTTACCAAAACCTGATATTGTTTAAACTCTCCTCCAATGACCATCACTTTTGCGATTCCACTGACTGATTTAACACGAGGGCGAATAGTCCAATCTGAAATTGTTCGCAGTTCCATCGGAGATAAACCATCAGAAGTTACTCCCAATAACATCACTTCTCCCATAATAGAAGAAATGGGTGCCATAGTTGGTGTTCCAACTCCCTCGGGAAGATTTTCACTGACCATTGGAATTCGCTCACTCACAATTTGTCTGGCCCGATAAATATCGGTTCCCCATTCAAACTCCACCCACACAATAGAAATCCCAGCAGCTGAAGATGATCTGATCCGTCTCACATTTGGAGAACCGTTCATAGCAGTTTCCAATTGATACGTGACCAACTTCTCCACCTCTTCAGATTCCATTCCATGCGCCTCGGTAAGAATCGTTACCGTAGGAGCTGTGAGATCTGGAAACACATCCACATTCATGGTTCTTGCCAAATACACTCCGGAAATACTTAATATGACCGCTGCAAGCAAAACCATCAATCGGTTGTTTAATGAAAAAATTAAAATTCTATTTAACACTTGACTCTGTTTTTATGAATTTAATGTGCATGTCCGTGCGCAGGTGCCTGACCTGACATGGATGCCATTTTCACTTGATACGCGCCTTTGGTTACCACGATCTCTCCTTCAGAAAGACCTTTGATAATTTCCACTTCAGATCCATTTGTTCGTCCAATAACCACAGGTCTTCGCTCAAAGCTTTCCCCTGATAATTGTACAATCACTGAGTATTTCCCATAGTCTTCCAACAAAGCGGCTACAGGAATCACTTTACCTGTACTCTGGCTCCCTGTTTGAATATGAACTGGAGTATACGCCCCTTCCGGCATGGTCACCATTTCATTGATTTGCCCAAACACTTCCAGCATAGGCTGATCTCTTTCCACGGCTTTTCCAACAGAAATCAATTCTCCCTCTGTACTTAATAGATCTGACCATATCCCAGTTCTTGGTTGATACCAAATATTGTGTACCGTCTGCAAATCTTCTGTATCATCAATACTTACAAAGGTTTCCAATATACTTGAAGCTTGTTTGGACACGGTTATCAGGATATCTCCCTGATCTACATACGCTCCATTTTCTTGTAATACAGACTTTATATATCCATCAAACGGAGCCATGATTTGCTTTCCAGAACCCGAATAATTGGATTTTAAAGTTTCATATTGAGATTTTGCGATTAAATATTCTCGCTCCACTTTTTCCAATTCAGATTTAGGAATAATCTTAGAGTTATAGAGTTGTTGCTTACGCTGATACGCAGCCTCTAACTTTTCCAGATTCACTTGTGCTTCACGGATTTCAGCTTCCAGATTATTTTCCGTGAGCCCCTGACTATTGATCGTTAAAAGCACATCACCTTTCCGAACTTTTTGACCGGCAACAAGTCCCTCGCTATGATATTTCACTGTCCCACTAGCCGTGGCCACAATGGTTTGCGCGTTTTGCGGTGCAACCTTCCAGATCCCGTAAGTTTGGATCACATCATAGACTTCCTTTTCAACCACAGGGTATGTTTGAAAATCTATTTTCCAGGC
This genomic interval from bacterium SCSIO 12643 contains the following:
- a CDS encoding efflux RND transporter periplasmic adaptor subunit, coding for MKYLVILLAVMVTSCQSASNHGHAHDSEGNHMGSSEEVPREDVTIWTEKTELFVEFPVLVVGETSRFAAHFTILDQHQAVTEGKVTVSLIKGKNGIRQTVEAPDSPGIFKPTLQPKEPGVYQLVFDLITPEVTDRVIVQDVVVYATLDEAQQNVTEESPSNEITFLKEQAWKIDFQTYPVVEKEVYDVIQTYGIWKVAPQNAQTIVATASGTVKYHSEGLVAGQKVRKGDVLLTINSQGLTENNLEAEIREAQVNLEKLEAAYQRKQQLYNSKIIPKSELEKVEREYLIAKSQYETLKSNYSGSGKQIMAPFDGYIKSVLQENGAYVDQGDILITVSKQASSILETFVSIDDTEDLQTVHNIWYQPRTGIWSDLLSTEGELISVGKAVERDQPMLEVFGQINEMVTMPEGAYTPVHIQTGSQSTGKVIPVAALLEDYGKYSVIVQLSGESFERRPVVIGRTNGSEVEIIKGLSEGEIVVTKGAYQVKMASMSGQAPAHGHAH
- a CDS encoding efflux RND transporter permease subunit, with product MLNRILIFSLNNRLMVLLAAVILSISGVYLARTMNVDVFPDLTAPTVTILTEAHGMESEEVEKLVTYQLETAMNGSPNVRRIRSSSAAGISIVWVEFEWGTDIYRARQIVSERIPMVSENLPEGVGTPTMAPISSIMGEVMLLGVTSDGLSPMELRTISDWTIRPRVKSVSGIAKVMVIGGEFKQYQVLVNPQKLSYYQVSLSQVLEKVRAANVNAPGGVIQEYGNQYIVKGSGRVYQVDQLKEAVLKYVDGQTIRIRDVADVQIGASDKIGDGSLNGNPAVILVISKQPNVNTLKLTENLDQVITDLQADLPENVLIQSHIFRQANFIEASVSNLKQTLLEGAFFVVIVLFVFLMNWRTTVISLLAIPISLMVSIIVLNVLGYTMNTMSLGGMAIAVGALVDDAIIDVENVFKRLRENVRKPVSERLPILEVVRKASIEIRSSIIIATLIIIVSFIPLFFLGGMEGRLLQPLGIAFITSVLTSLIVAVTVTPVLCSYLLQKESVLSNQAQGTRVEIWLRSIYRKTLQGALQMPKLVIGGTLGAFILSLVVFTQLGRSFLPEFNEGSLVISVVGVPGMSLEESNKTGRLVEQLLLELPEVEVVTRRTGRAELDEHAQGVNAAEVDVPFVLNGKSKEEFFEEVRHKLRVVPGVNITLGQPIAHRIDHMLSGTRANIAIKIFGPDLQRLFEVGKDVESKIKNVSGIADVAVDQQIEVPQLRIVPKREMLAAYGMTISELMQQVDISFAGEKAGEIYEGQRYFDLMVRLAPAFRNSKERMANALIHLPDGGFVPLQELAEIRSLSSPNTISREEVQRKIVVAANVHGRDLRSVVNDIQMIIESEVNLPEGYRVKYGGQFESETKASQLLMISAVLAVLVIFILLYLEFKDVKLSLVVLLNLPLALIGGILMVYFTSGIISIAATIGFISLFGIATRNGILLVSRYEDLRKEGFQGVKLLLEGAVDRLNPILMTAFTTGLALIPLALKGSEAGNEIQSPMAIVILGGLVSATILNLFVIPCVYQWISDRK
- a CDS encoding SDR family oxidoreductase; amino-acid sequence: MKILLTGATGYIGKRLLPELIKKGHEVICAVRDLDRFNPPQSLQPHIKIIQIDLLQIHTLQRIPKDIDGAYYLVHSMSTSTDYEALEMQSAENFRTCIEQTSAQHVIYLSGITNEQTLSKHLNSRRNVEEELAKGNYHFTTFRAGIIIGSGSASFEIIRDLVEKLPVMITPKWLRTKCQPIGIRDVIQILSDSIFHENTYDQNFDIGGPDILSYKEMLLGYAKSRNLQRKIFIVPVMTPRLSSYWLFFVTSTSYKLALALVDSMKIEVICKDQRIYDILNFEPLSYVESLERTLSRIQRNNVVSSWKDSQISGRLRFNISEFIQVPEFGCFKDHRQKETQNVSKTIDKIWAIGGENGWYYVNFLWKLRGFFDRLVGGVGLRRGRTHLNDIQPGDALDFWRVLYADKTEGRLLLFAEMKLPGEAWLEFRMQNNTLIQTATFRPKGVWGRLYWYSVLPFHAIVFQGMLHQLTEAK